Within Methyloterricola oryzae, the genomic segment TTCCCCGCTGCGTGGGTGCTCCAGGCCGAGCACCTGGGCATGCAGGGCCTGACGCCGGAAGCCGCGAATCACCTCGGCCGCGGCTTCGCCGCAGCCGGCCGGCAGCTTGAGGCGGCCGCCGTACACCGGATCGCCCAGCAAGGGATGATGGATATGGCTCATGTGCACGCGGATCTGGTGGGTGCGCCCGGTCTCCAGCTTCACTCGCGCCAAGGTATGCCCCAGCAGCCGATCCTCGATGCGGTAATGGGTAATAGCCTCACGCCCGCCCTCGCGCACGGCAAAGCGCTTGCGGTCGCTGGGATGACGGCCGATCGGCGCGTCGACGGTGCCGCCCGCCGTGATGAAGCCCTGCAACAGCGCCAGATATTCGCGGTGGATGCTGCGCGCCTGTAACTGTTCCACCAAGGCGTGATGGGCCTGGAGGGTCTTGGCCACCATCAGGATGCCGCTGGTGTCCTTGTCGATGCGATGCACGATGCCCGCCCTTGGCACACCCGCCAGGCTGGGCGCATGGTGCAGCAGGGCGTTCTGCAGGGTGCCGTCACGATGCCCCGCCGCCGGGTGCACCACCAGGCCGGCGGGCTTGTTGACGATCAACACGCTGTCATCCTCGTAGACGATGTCCAGCGGGATGTCCTGGGGCTGGCAGTCGGAATCCAGTTCCACCTCGGCGCGCAGTTCGACCTGCTCGCCGCCGAACACCTTGTCCTTGGGCGCCAGGCTGCGGCCGTCCACCGCCACATGGCCGCTTCGTATCCAGCTCTGCAGCTTGCTGCGCGAGAAATCGGGAAAAATCTCCGCCAAGGCCTGATCCAGCCTCAATCCCGCGAGCTCCGCGGGCACATCGGCGACCATGAGCTCTCCCTGCTCCTCATCATCGTCCACGGCTGTCGGTTCTCTCATCGTTGCCAAAGGCTTTTGTGCGCCACGGGGGCTTTCAGTGTTGCGCCGCTCCGGTCGGCCATCCGCCGGAATCTATTGGCTGGGCGTATTTCCGGGTATACTCGGGCGCCATGATGCAAGCCCTTCTTACGATCCCGCAAACCTTGCGCCTCCTCCTGATCCTACCGCTGCTGGCCGCGCTGCTGGCCGCCTGTTCCAGCGAACCCGGCAAGGAGGACGAGCAGGCCGACTGGACGGCAGAGCAGTTATACAATGAAGCCAAGAAGGCATTGACCGGGAAAAGTTACGAGAAGGCCATCAAGCTGTACGAGAAGCTCGAGGCCCGCTACCCATTCGGCAATTATGCCACGCAGGCGCAAGTCGATGTCGCCTATGCCTACTACAAGAACAGCGAGCCGGACTCGGCTATCGCAGCGGTGGACCGGTTCATCAAGCTGAACCCCACCCACCCGCACGTGGACTATGCCTACTATCTGCGAGGATTGGTGAATTATAACCGAGGCATCGGCTTTATCGACCGTTTCCTGCCCACGGATTCATCCCAACGCGACCCCGGTTCCGCACGCGATGCCCTGAAGGACTTCGACGAACTCATCGCCAAGTTCCCCAACAGCAAGTATGCCGATGACAGCCGACTACGGGTCACCGCCCTGCGCAATAATCTGGCCATGTATGAAATCCATGTGGCGGACTTTTACATGCGCCGGGGCGCCTATGTTGCGGCGGCGCGTCGCTGCTCGGAAGTGCTACAGAAATACGGCGGCACCCAGGCCATGCCGCAGGCGCTGCAAATCATGGAGCAGGCCTACCGCAAGCTCGATCTGAATGACATGGCCGATGACGCGGCAAGGGTTTACGCCCTCAACTACGGTCCCAGTTCGCAGGGCCGTGCGGCGGTCAAGGCCCACGATCTGACACCGGCGGAAAAGGTCTGGGACTTCATCGGCCTAGACCGCTAAATCGAAAACCCAGGAATCAGGCTTCAGGATGACGCAGAACACCCAAACCGCAGAACCGGTCGACGTCCTTTGCGTCGGCC encodes:
- the rluD gene encoding 23S rRNA pseudouridine(1911/1915/1917) synthase RluD, producing MREPTAVDDDEEQGELMVADVPAELAGLRLDQALAEIFPDFSRSKLQSWIRSGHVAVDGRSLAPKDKVFGGEQVELRAEVELDSDCQPQDIPLDIVYEDDSVLIVNKPAGLVVHPAAGHRDGTLQNALLHHAPSLAGVPRAGIVHRIDKDTSGILMVAKTLQAHHALVEQLQARSIHREYLALLQGFITAGGTVDAPIGRHPSDRKRFAVREGGREAITHYRIEDRLLGHTLARVKLETGRTHQIRVHMSHIHHPLLGDPVYGGRLKLPAGCGEAAAEVIRGFRRQALHAQVLGLEHPRSGEWCQWQVDLPQDMRALVDALRVPA
- a CDS encoding outer membrane protein assembly factor BamD, with translation MMQALLTIPQTLRLLLILPLLAALLAACSSEPGKEDEQADWTAEQLYNEAKKALTGKSYEKAIKLYEKLEARYPFGNYATQAQVDVAYAYYKNSEPDSAIAAVDRFIKLNPTHPHVDYAYYLRGLVNYNRGIGFIDRFLPTDSSQRDPGSARDALKDFDELIAKFPNSKYADDSRLRVTALRNNLAMYEIHVADFYMRRGAYVAAARRCSEVLQKYGGTQAMPQALQIMEQAYRKLDLNDMADDAARVYALNYGPSSQGRAAVKAHDLTPAEKVWDFIGLDR